The genomic DNA CAAAAGAGGTTTGGGCGCTTATTACTTGGCTCTTTTATGCTGCGGTATTACATTTACGCCTATCAAAAGGATGGCACGGAGAGAAGTCAGCGTGGTTAGCGGTAATTGGTTTTGCAATCATTATGTTCAACTTTATTGTAGTAAACTTAATTATCGCGGGTTTACATTCATATGCATAGAGAAATAAAATAGGAGAGTGAATGTCACTTTCCTATTTTATTTTTGTCAATTTTTCTTCTTTTTTGAGAAAAACATGACAAAGTAGCGGTTGATTTTGTAAAATGATGTCGAGGACATTATATACTGTTCAAAAAAAATACATAGTTTTGGAAAAAAATTGAACAAACTTTATTATTCTTGTGAAGCATAATATGGGAAGTGAAACAGTTAGAGGATTGCTTAAATAAACGAGAATAGCGCAACATAATAGTGTAGAAGGGTAGGTGTGAACCGTTGTGGTAAAAGTACGCAACGGGTAAAAATGGAAAATGAATCAAGAATTTTAATTGTAGACGATGAGGATCGTATTCGTCGTTTGTTGAAAATGTATTTAGAGAGAGAACAATACACAATTGATGAAGCAGATAATGGTGATACAGCTTTAGAAATGGCGTTACAAAATGATTATGATTTAATCCTATTAGATCTTATGATGCCTGGTAAAGATGGTATTGAAGTATGTAAAGGGGTTCGTGAGAAGAAAGCGACGCCAATTATTATGTTGACAGCAAAGGGTGAAGAAGTAAACCGAGTACAAGGGTTTGAGGTAGGAACTGATGATTATATTGTGAAACCATTTAGCCCACGTGAAGTAGTGCTTCGTGTGAAAGCGGTCTTACGCCGTTCTGTACCAACAACATTCTTTACACAAGATACAACGACAAAAGATGTTACTGTGTTCCCTCATTTAACAATTGATAATGATGCACATCGTGTTACAGCAGATGGTAATGAAGTGAACTTAACACCGAAAGAGTACGAATTACTATTATTCTTAGCGAAAGCTCCTGATAAAGTATTTGATCGTGAGCAATTGCTAAAAGAAGTATGGCAATATGAATTCTTCGGAGATTTACGTACAGTTGATACGCATGTAAAGCGTTTACGTGAGAAGTTAAGCAAAAAATCACCAGATGCTGCGAAGATGATTGTTACCGTTTGGGGCGTAGGTTACAAGTTTGAGGTTGTGAACGACTGATGCTTTGGAGAAGTGTAGTAGGGAAGTTATGGATGACCATATTACTTCTCGTTTCGTTTGTACTTGGATTTGTTGCGATTTTACTTTCCCAGTTTTTTAGAACATATTATGTTGATATGAGTGAAGCTAGGCTTCAAAAAGTTGCAACAAGTGTTTCAGAGTTAATTGAAGAAGGTGCCGATGTAAAAACGATTGAGAATATCGCGTACAAATTCTCTGATCCACTTTCAAGGATTATTATTGTAGAAGATGGTAAGGAAATTTCATCTTCACCGAAACAAGAAGGATTAGTCACTCTTACAATGGATGACTTAAAAGAAGATAAAGAATTAGCGGCTGTTTTTACAGACAAAAAAGAAATTAAGAATAACATTAGAAAAGCTTCTAATAGTAGAAAGAATAAAAATACTGAAAATGATATTATGATTGTCGGAAAACCAGTACACTCCAAAAATCAAAGTGCAGTGTTCGTATACGAATCTTTACAAGTTCCGATACAAGGTATGGAGAGAACGACTGATTTTATATTCTTATCAGCAGGGATTGCAATTATATTAACAACTTTCTTTGCATTCTTCTTATCTACTCGAATTACAGCACCACTCCGTAAAATGCGTGAGGTTGCTTTTGAGGTTTCGCGTGGGAAGTTTGATGCGAAAGCTCCTATGGTATCTCAGGACGAGATTGGTGAGCTTGCAACGGCCTTAAATCAAATGGGAAAACAGTTGAAGTTTAATATGAATGCCTTGCAGCAAGAGAAAGAACAGTTAGCTAGTATTTTAAGTAGTATGGCAGATGGGGTTATTACGTTAAATCAAGAAGGTGAAGTCGTTGTAATCAATCCGCCAGCGGAACATTTCTTGCAAGTTTGGCAAGAAGAGAAAGAAGTAGAGTTAAGTAAAAAGCTCCCTTCTGAACTTGTTGAACTATTCCATCTAGTTGTAGAAAGCGAACAACAACAAGTGGTTGAAATTAATTTACAAAAAGGTAACTATGTAGTTCTTATGACTCCGCTTTACAATCAAACGAAAATTCGCGGGGCGGTAGCTGTATTGCGTGATATGACGGAAGAACGCCGTCTGGAGAAGATGCGTCAAGACTTTATTGCGAACGTATCACATGAACTTCGTACACCGATGGTCATGCTTCAAGGGTATAGTGAAGCAATTTTAGATGATATTGTGCAAACGAAAGAAGAAATTAATGAGTTTGTTCAAATCATTTATGATGAATCTGTTCGTTTAGGTAAACTTGTAAATGAATTATTAGATTTAGCGCGTATGGAAAGTGGTAATGTAGAGTTACATATAGGTGAAGTTGATATTCATCCTTTCGTTGAAAAAATAGGTCGTAAATTCCAAGGTATTGCAAAGGATAAAGAAGTTGCATTAACGGTTGATTTCCAAAATCCAATTGAGCGATACCCGTTTGATGCAGATCGTATGGAACAAGTATTGACAAATTTAATTGATAACGCAATTCGTCATACAAATGCAGGTGGACATGTAACGCTTGTAATTGATACGAAAAATAATGGTCTTATTTTTGAAGTGCAAGATTCGGGCGCTGGCATTCCAGAAGAAGATATTCCATTTTTATTTGATCGTTTCTACAAAGCTGATAAAGCAAGAACACGTGGGAAAAAAGGTGGAACAGGACTCGGGCTTGCGATTGCAAAAAATATTGTGCAAGGCCATGATGGGAAAATTACTGTTTCAAGTGTTGTTGGAGAGGGAACTACATTCTCTGTATATTTACCGAATCGTATAATTTAGATATGCGTTTTTAAAGTTGATAATGAATAAAGTTCTACTGTTTTTTATTTTTTTGTAAAATCAATTAAATAAATAATAGTAGAACTTTTTTTATCGTAGTTGAATGAAGAATAAGAGGGGTGTCGTAAAGCAATGAAATTATACACAAAAACAGGAGATAAAGGGACAACAAGTGTAATAGGCGGCAGAGTGGATAAAGATGATATCCGAGTGGAAGCATATGGCACGATAGATGAGGCGAATTCTCATATTGGATATGCGATGACTAAGCTTCAAGGCGAGTCTTTTGGAGATATTTACAATGAACTTGAAAATATTCAACATGAACTATTTGATTGCGGAGGAGACTTGGCGATAGTAGCGGGGAAAATTCCTTATAAAGTAAAAATCGAAATGGTCGAATGCTTAGAAAAAAGGATTGATTCGTATATAGAAGAAGCACCGCCGTTAGAGCGCTTTATTTTACCAGGTGGAAGCGAGTCGGCAGCTGCTATTCATATTGCACGTACAGTTGTAAGGCGAGCAGAACGATGTATAGTGTCCTTACAAAAAGAAGGGGAAATAAACGAAGTTGTTCTAAAGTATGTAAATAGATTATCTGATTATTTGTTTGCGGTAGCTAGAGTAATAAACGCTCGAGTACAAGTAAAAGATGTTGAGTATAATCGCAGTGCAATCGTTTTTCGTGATAAGAAAGAGAAGGAAGTGGAGTGATCCACTTTCTTTTTTTGTATACTTTTTTCTGTAATATACCAAAATAGAGAAGGTATGGTGGTAATTAGAAAACGGAGGATGTATATGAAAGGTTTAAAATACGGCGTCATGTTATTGACTATATTGTTTTTATCTCAATTACATGTGTACGCAGAGGAAAACCGGTGGACATGGCCTGTTGAAGGGCAGATAAGTGATTATTTTGGGACAAGGCATGGAAAACACTACGGTATAGATATAGCGGCACCGATCGGCGCGGCGGTGGCAGCTATTCAAGATGGTAAGGTAACAAAGTCTTATAATTCAAGTAGTTATGGAAATGTTGTATTTATTAAACATGGAGAATATGAGGCTGTGTATGCACATTTAAATAAGAGATATGTAGTTCAAGGGGATTATATTTCAAAAGGAGAAATAATTGGAGAAGTAGGAAATACAGGAGAATCTCGAGGTGCACACTTACATTTAGAAGTTCATCAAGGAAGATGGACGATGGCAAAAAAGAATGCGATGAATCCATTGCTTGTTTTACATGAACAAAGAAACGAAGTCGTTTCTTCCTCGTTATATGTCGTTCAAAAAGGGGACACTTTAGTTAGTATTGCACGGAAATTTAGCATGTCTGTTAAGGAAATTAAAGAAAAAAATGGGCTGCAGCAAGAGCTGATTTATCCAAATCAACAATTATACGTAAAGTAAAAAAAGAGCTAGTTTAACTAGCTCTTTTTTTACCAAAAAATAAAGACACATATAAATCCAGAAATAGCTAAGTAGCTATATAAGTAAAATACTTTTGTTCTGGTTTTTTCGTTTGTTCGAAAAAGTACAATAGTCGGTTCAATTAAACCGATTGTCAAACAAAGTAGACCAAGGAGCATACAACCAATTGAAATGGAGTACAGGGCGATTTGTGGTGCTTGAAATGGAATCATCCATTTTAATAAAAATGCAATAAGTGCAGTGTAGCAAATGCTGCCAATGTATTTATTCAACGGTGCATTAGAACGGAAACCTGGAAGCTTTTTTAAGAAAGAGCGGGAAACAACTTCAGTTTGTAAAGATGTATGCTCTTCGATTATTTTTTGAGCTTCTTTTCCTTTTTGGAAAAGGGATAATATCCAGTTTCGCTTCCCTTGAAAAATAAATTGAGAAGTTGTTAAATAATGATCCACCTTCACTTTATTCCAACTTTTCCACGGATGACGCTCACACAATTTTAATTTACTCTCTGTTTTTTTATCATACTGATAAATACTGATGCCATCTTCGTCGAAAGTAGCATAGTATGTCTCGCTTGAGAATGTGCCTAAATCAATTGGACAGTAGAAAAGTAATTCTTTTTTTAAGTAAAAGTATTCTTTTCTTAAGTTTTTTTTCATTGTTTCTCGAATAGAGTGTCTCTTTTCTTTCTTCATGACATTTCCTCCATAATCCAGAAAATGTTCTTATCTTAACAATTCAACATCTTATCACTTTTAATTATATATGACTAGGGGATTTATAGGAGAAATGCCGAATGCTAAAAAATATGGGGTGTATTGTAAAATATAATGAATGGTTTTGATTATGTAAAATTAATAACTTATTTTTAATAAGTTACGATTTTTTTGTTCACAATCCAATCATGTTGTTGTATAATGAAGTGGAAAATAGAATATCGGTCTATCTTCGGGGCAGGGTGAAAATCCCGACCGGCGGTGATGAACTATATGTGATTTTGTTCTAAGCCCGCGAGCCGTTAAGGCAGGATTTGGTGTGATTCCAAAGCCGACAGTATAGTCTGGATGGGAGAAGATGGAGGTTCAAGCGTTCAAAAAAGATATGGATTTGAACGTCTGTTTGATGTGCCTTAAATTCTCCCTTTGTGTAAAACACAAAGGGTTTTTTCGTTCTATGAAAAAGTAGGCATAGCAGAACCTTTCCACTTTCCATGAGATGATCGATGGAAAAGGAGAGAGAAAGATGAAACAAAAAAACAGTGTAGTGCAGATGGTGAGTGTAGCGATGCTAAGTAGTATTGCATATTTACTGATGATGTTGGATTTCCCGTTCCCAGGGCTTCCGCCATTCTTAAAAATCGATTTCAGTGATGTACCGGCTCTAATTGCAGCGATTATCTTCGGACCAATTGCGGGAGTAATTGTAGAGGCGATAAAGAATATTTTACATTACGGGATTCAAGGAAGTTTAACGGGAGTACCAGTTGGAGAAATAGCTAACTTTATTGCAGGATGTTTATTTATTGGACCAGCAGCTTTCTTATTTAGGAAGTATCGTACTGTTAAGAGTTTAACGACAGGATTAATGCTAGGGACAATTACAATGGCGCTTATTATGAGTGTATTAAATTACATCATCATATTCCCAGCTTACACTTGGTTTTTAAATTCGCCAGCTATGTCTAGTGAGGCTATAAGAACAACGGTTGTAACGGCAATCTTACCGTTTAATTTGATTAAAGGGATTGTTGTGACAATTGTATTTGTAGCGTTATTTTCACGCCTGAAAGTATGGATGTTTGCAAAAATGAAAAATGCATAAAATATAAAGTGAAACTTCAATCAGTGGGGGTGTTCATCCCCCACTGATTATTAGCCCTCACCAATCGGGCTGCCCGGCAAATAGCGAGGCAAAAAAACCATTAGTAGTATGGAACTACTAATGGTTTTTTTTATAAGTATCATGAAAACAAAAAATGTCCCTCATATTAATGAGGGACATTTTTTGAAGTTAATAAAAGACTATTCGAATTTTAAAGCATCGCCGTCAAATGATTCGTCAGCAACTTTAATTGAGTCAGTTGGACAACCTTCGAATGCATCCATCATATCTTCAAGTAATACATCTGGAATCTCAACGATACCTTGGTTATCGTCTAATGTTACGAATGCAATACCTTCATCATCATAGTCATAAATGTCTGGTGCAGCAGCGCCACAAGCACCACATGCAATACAAGTATCTTTATCAACGATTGTATATTTTGCCATCTTTTTTCCCTCCTGATAATATGTATGTGAAAAGCTCGCCATAAAAATTATAACCTTATTGTAAAACGGTTTTTAAAACTTTTCAACATAAAATTATAATGATAATGCTTATCAATTAGGGTGTCAACTAATTTTTGCATTATGTCATAAGATTTTCAAAATACGTAAATGTTATTTCGTTTGGTACAATAGAATATATACAAGTATATAGTGCCGATATGATAAGTTAGTGTAATTATACCAAAAAGCAATTAAGTTAGATTGAAAGGTGGAAGCGGTAATGCAACTACAATATACTTTATTGTATTGTTTAAAACAATTGAATGGTGAAAGGACCGTTTCTTCTATTTATTATTTATTAAAGGGAAAACGATCTTCGCAAACATTACAAGATGGAAATATGTTCCGAATTTCTTTTTTGTTTGGGATATATAAATCATTAAATAGAATTGAATATGATCGTGAAGTTGCAAAGTTGTTGCAAGCAGATTTGATTCAAGAAATACATGAGAATACATATTTGTTAACACCTAAAGGTAAAATGCAGTTGCATACATGGGAGGGAGTGTATGCTTTTCCAGCGCATTTACATGGTTTGCACTATGGTGAATTAGGTGAAACATTTTGGAAAAGATTATCTTTAATTATTCAAACTATATCTAATTTACAACAGAATAATACGAAATTTATTCCTATTCAACAAGATACAGAAATAATGATGTGGGTGAAACGCTTTTTAACAGGTATGCCGTATAGGCGAAATGAATTGGCTAAAAGATTATGGAAAGAAATACATAATCTTTTAGGGAAATGTGATGTGGTAGAAGCGACGATTGTAACATATAGATTAACAGGATATGAACGTATCGGTTGTACATTGCAGCAGTTAGCGGAAATTACGAAACAAGATATATTTAGGGTGTACTTTTTATTTTGGGGTGCAATTCATTTCCTCATACAAGAAGTTCGCGATAAAGAAAATGAATTTCCGTTATTAGCTGAGATTATCTCTTATCCGAATGAGAGAGCTGAATTATTTAGTTTATCAACGAAAAAAACATATAATTTTTGGAGGCAAGGGCGCTCATTAGAAGAAATAGCGACAATTAGAAATCTAAAGGTTGCAACGATAGAAGATCATTTTGTTGAAATTGCTTTGAGAGAAAGAGATTTTTCTATCGAGATGTTTATGAAAAAAGACAAAATAGATAAAGTAACAGAAGTAATTGATGCATTACAAACACGTAAGTTGCGTGAGTTGAAACAAGCGGTTGGAGAGGATATCTCTTATTTTGAAGTTCGTCTTGTATTGGCGCGGATGGAGGGTATAAATGAAACTTGAGGAATATTTATATAGGTGGTTTGGATATTCTGAATTTCGTCCAGGTCAAAAAGGGGTAATTACAGATTTATTGGAAGGAAAAGATGTCATAGCGATGCTTCCGACGGGAAGAGGGAAGTCTATGTGTTATCAACTTCCAGGGCTAATGCAAGAAGGGACAGTACTTGTTGTATCACCATTATTATCTTTGATGGAAGATCAGGTTACACAATTAAAATATGTTGTGAAAAACCGAGTGATAGCATTTAATAGTTTTCGGACATTACATGAAAAAAGAGAAGCGATGAAAAGATTAGCTTCATATAAATTTATTTTTGTTTCACCAGAGATGTTGCAGTCGGAATTGTTAATAAGAGAATTGAAGAAAGTTCATATTTCATTATTTGTTGTGGATGAAGCTCATTGTATTTCGCAATGGGGTTATGATTTTAGACCAGATTATAAAAAACTAAATGTAGTCATTGAGAATATCGGGTCTCCTACAGTGCTAGCATTAACGGCAACAGCGACGAAAGATGTACTCCGAGATATAGCAGAGAGTTTAAATTTGGAGAATGTGACGCAGCATGTATACTCTATTGATCGTCCAAATATTGCAATGGAAGTACAATTTGTTACGACGATAGAAGAGAAGAAAGAAGCGCTTTTGGAACAGGTAATGTATTTACAAGGCCCAGGGATTGTATATTGTTCAAGCCGAGCGTGGACAGAACGTTTAACGGAATATTTAAGAGGAAAAGGCGTTACTGGTGTCGCTTTCTATCATGGTGGTATGGAACATGAAGAGCGTATGTTAATTCAACAGCAGTTTATGAATGACCAGTTGCAGCTTGTAATATGTACAAGTGCTTTTGGTATGGGAGTAAATAAGTCGAATACGAGATATATTATTCATTTCCATTACCCGACTAATATCGCTTCTTATTTACAAGAAATCGGAAGAGCGGGAAGAGATGGTGAACCGAGTATAGCTATCTTACTATGTAGTCCGTTAGATCACGATTTACCAATTTCAATAATTGAAGATGAATTGCCAAGTCAGTCACAAATACAATTTTTATTTTCTTTATTGCAAGAAAGAATGTTTCAAACGAAAGAATTACCAATAGAAGAGGTAGAAGAAATTTGTTATAATGCAGCAAGATTTAATGAACAATATTGGCGTTTCATCCGCTATCATCTTGAACAGCTTGGAATCATACAACAGCGAAAATTAATATTAGAGAGCTTGTCAGATGAAATTATGAACAGATTAATAGCTGAAGTAGAAATAAGGCTACGTAATAAATATAGTGAGCTAGAAAACATGAAATCATGGATACAAGTGAAAGGATGTAGACGTGAATATTTGCTGCAACAGTTCGGTTATAGAAAAGAGGGCGAGTTAAAGAATTGCTGCGACTATTGTCATATTACAAAAACAGATTATAAAAAAAGACAAGCGCAACAATCGGATTTCGACTATAATTGGGAAACAGAGTTACAAAAGCTTTTCGGTCTAGAAAAGATGGGGGAATGATGAACATTCAAAGGCATAATATTGAAGATATGAGTCCGAAAGAAATAAGGCTGAATCTGTATATTACACAGTTCATTATTATCGGTATTGGTTGTTTACTAGCATATATACTATTCCGAGATATAAAATCGGTGTATAGTCTGTGGAAATGGGAACCGGTGTCTATACTTATAATAGGTGGCTTGTTAGCGATTGGTATTGTGTTATTAGATTATGTTGCAATGCGAGTATTTCCAGAGTCTTGGTTTGATGATGGTGGTATTAACGATAGGATGTTTCAAGGGATGTCAGTTATGCATCTACTCGTTATTACGTTCATTATCGGCTTTGCAGAAGAATTTTTATTTAGAGGTGTAGTGCAGACGCACTTTGGAATTGTAATAGCGAGTTTAGTATTTGCAGTGTTACATATTCGGTATATAAAAAAGCCATTTTTGTTTTGTTTCGTCTGTTTCATTAGTTTTGTCTTTGGTTATGTATTTGAATGGACAGGAAATTTGTTTATAACAATCTTTGCACACTTTCTTGTTGATTTTATAATGGGACTCCAATTAAGAAAATAAATGGAAGGTGGTGGTGAACAACATGAGAAAACGAATTCCTGATTTTGAAGAGGAATTAGAAGTTGAGCGAGTGGAAGAAAAAGAAGGTTTACCGCCGCGTAGTGAAATTCATAGAAATAAAGAGAAAAAACAAAAGTTTAAAATGAATCATATTTTCGTCCGAGTTTTAACATTTCTATTCATATTACTACCAATTAGTATCTTATGGTATACAGATAAATATATTCAGGTGAAAAGCGATGGTAATAACGCTGGAAAAAGTGCATTTGAGGTCATTTTCTTTGATTCAGCTAAATCTGAGTCCGAGGCACCATCTGAGAAAGTCGTCACGCATACGGTGAAAGAGGGAGAAACTTTAGAAAGTATAGCAAAGCAATATTTTTCAGATGAAACTGGGATCGAAGTGATTAAAAAGTATAATGATTTACAAGGAAATGAAGTGAATGTAGGTCAAGAATTAAAAATTCCAATAAAAGATAAGTCCACAAAGCAAGAGAGTTAGTGGAATACTTACTATAAAAACTGAGGATTATCTTTATAAGGAGGGGAGTAAAAAATATATGATATGGATTATCTTATTAAGTACTCTCATATGTATTGGTATTATATTTCTTCTTGTAATGTATACAGAAGCAATGCGTGATACGGTGCTAGAACATACTTTAACATTTGAAGAATTTCCGAAAAGTTTTCAAAAAGTAAATGTATTTTTTATATCTGATATTCATAGAAGGATCATTTCAAATTCGTTAATTGAACAAGTAAAAGGAAGAGTAGATCTTGTAATTATTGGTGGTGATTTAGCGGAAAGAGGTGTCCCTTTATCAAAAATCTCTGCAAATATACAAAAGTTAAGAACGATAGCTCCTGTATATTTTGTATGGGGAAATAATGATTATGAGATTGAATATCACGAGTTAGATGCTTTGTTATTAGAAAATAATGTGAAAGTTTTAGATAATACAAGAGTTGTATTTGAGTCTGAATTAGGAGAGAAAATTTGTTTACTCGGTGTAGATGATGTTGGTTTGGAACGTGATCGTTTAGATTTAGCGTTGGCTGATTGTAAAGAAGATGGTTTTCGCATATTAATTAGCCACAACCCTGATATAATAAATAAAATGTCTGGAAAAGAACAAATTTCACTTGTGTTAAGTGGACATACACATGGAGGGCAAATCCGATTATTCCCATCTAAAAAATATTTAAAAGGTGGTGTATATAAGCATTCAAATGTGACTCTTTTTGTTAGTAATGGGTATGGAACAACGTTGATTCCACTTCGCTTCCGAGCACCTGCTCAAACACATATTATTACGTTATGCGGAGGGAGATAATGCCAACTCTAAACGGAAAATATAACATAAAAGCTGTTTCGAATATAATTGGAATTCAGCCGAGCACACTTCGTGCATGGGAAAGACGATATCAAATGATTGCCCCAAAGCGGAATCATGCGGGGCATCGATTATATACAGAAGAGCATATTCAAATTTTGAAATGGTTAATGGACAAGGTTTCTTCCGGCATGATGATTGGACAAGCAGTTCAATTATTAGAAGGGAATCGTTTGCAAAGTAATGTTCAAAATGAAATACATTACGATAGAGAAGTTGTTTTAGTGGACGATTTACTACAAGCTTTGTTAAAATTTGATGAAATTACAACTTCTGCATTGTTAAACGAGGCTTTTAGTATTTATGCCACAGAAAAAGTTATCGCAAATATTGTTCTTCAAGTGTCAAATAAATTGTTAATGTTAAAAAAAAATAATGAAGTTACAATGGTGCAATTCCAATATGTCGTATCATTTTTACAAACGCGTCTAGGGATGGTGTATCATAATGCATCATCGTTTTCTTCTATACACAAAGTTGTCGTGTTAGAAAGTAATATGTTGAGAGGGTTTGTTTTCTCAACGTATTTACGATTAAAAGGATATGAGGTGATATATATTAGGGTAAGCTTAGCGGAAGATAGTATTTCGTTAGCTGTTGAGCAAATAAGACCTAAATATGTAGTAATCTCTTTTGATGACGGACGAGAACTTAAGAACGCAATGAACTACGTGAATGTGTTGCAAGAAAAAAATGAGAACCTTTCTGTTGGGGTTATAGGAGAAATAGGTGCTCGAGATCAGTTGAACATTCAAACAAGCCTAATTGGTGATACGAAAGAAGAATGGGATGATTGGTTAAAAATGTTAGAATAGTTGTTCGAAAAGAACCATCTATTTTCTATTTCATATAATAAAAATTATATTCATTGGTTGCGTAGGGAGGGTATGAGATGAGGCTGGAACGATTAAATTACAATAAGATAAAAATTTTCTTAACATTTGATGATTTAACTGAGCGAGGATTAACGAAAGAAGATTTGTGGAGAAATGCACCGAAAGTACAGCAATTATTTCGTGATATGATGCAAGAAGCAAATAAAGAATTAGGATTTGAAGCGGATGGTCCGATTGCAGTTGAAGTATTTTCTCTACAAGCGCAAGGAATGGTCGTAATTGTAACGAAAGAACATCAAGAAGCGGATACAGATGATGAGTTCCGTGACGAGTTTATTGAAATGCAAGTGACTTTAGATGAAAGTGAGCATATCCTTTATGAGTTTGCTACACTAGATGACGTAATTAACCTGTCGAATCGTTTATATAACCTTGATGTAACTGGCGGGAAATTATATACGTGGGATGGGCGTTTCTATCTTTGGATGGAAGAAGAGGAGCAAATACAATTGCTGAAGGCAGATTTTATAGCTATTTTAGCGGAATATGGTAATCCGTCTACAGCAACTATTTATCGTCTAATGGAGTATGGTAAAGAATTAATGTCTTCTCAAGCAATTGAACAAATACACAATTACTTTGTGAAAAAACAAAACCTTAGCTAATATAACATAGCTAAGGTTTTGTTTTTTTTTTTGTTTTTTTTTGTTTGGAAAACTTAAAATATTGATTTGGAAATTTTAAAACGATCCACGGTATAGAGGGAATCATAAATATTTGGGCATTCTTTATTGTACTTAAATATATATCTTTTCAAGGTATTGCATTTAAGTAAAATGAAAAATATTTAAATATTTAAGTATTTTACTTTTCTAAAAGCAATAAAAGGACTATAATAATAGTGAAAACGCTTGCAACATAAAATAGTTTGTATATATTTGTTAGCGTTTTCTATTGCATTCCAAATTTAACGGTGTATACTAGGCAATGAAGGTTTACTAAACAAGTGAA from Bacillus basilensis includes the following:
- the resD gene encoding DNA-binding response regulator ResD, with translation MENESRILIVDDEDRIRRLLKMYLEREQYTIDEADNGDTALEMALQNDYDLILLDLMMPGKDGIEVCKGVREKKATPIIMLTAKGEEVNRVQGFEVGTDDYIVKPFSPREVVLRVKAVLRRSVPTTFFTQDTTTKDVTVFPHLTIDNDAHRVTADGNEVNLTPKEYELLLFLAKAPDKVFDREQLLKEVWQYEFFGDLRTVDTHVKRLREKLSKKSPDAAKMIVTVWGVGYKFEVVND
- the resE gene encoding sensor histidine kinase ResE, encoding MLWRSVVGKLWMTILLLVSFVLGFVAILLSQFFRTYYVDMSEARLQKVATSVSELIEEGADVKTIENIAYKFSDPLSRIIIVEDGKEISSSPKQEGLVTLTMDDLKEDKELAAVFTDKKEIKNNIRKASNSRKNKNTENDIMIVGKPVHSKNQSAVFVYESLQVPIQGMERTTDFIFLSAGIAIILTTFFAFFLSTRITAPLRKMREVAFEVSRGKFDAKAPMVSQDEIGELATALNQMGKQLKFNMNALQQEKEQLASILSSMADGVITLNQEGEVVVINPPAEHFLQVWQEEKEVELSKKLPSELVELFHLVVESEQQQVVEINLQKGNYVVLMTPLYNQTKIRGAVAVLRDMTEERRLEKMRQDFIANVSHELRTPMVMLQGYSEAILDDIVQTKEEINEFVQIIYDESVRLGKLVNELLDLARMESGNVELHIGEVDIHPFVEKIGRKFQGIAKDKEVALTVDFQNPIERYPFDADRMEQVLTNLIDNAIRHTNAGGHVTLVIDTKNNGLIFEVQDSGAGIPEEDIPFLFDRFYKADKARTRGKKGGTGLGLAIAKNIVQGHDGKITVSSVVGEGTTFSVYLPNRII
- a CDS encoding cob(I)yrinic acid a,c-diamide adenosyltransferase, which encodes MKLYTKTGDKGTTSVIGGRVDKDDIRVEAYGTIDEANSHIGYAMTKLQGESFGDIYNELENIQHELFDCGGDLAIVAGKIPYKVKIEMVECLEKRIDSYIEEAPPLERFILPGGSESAAAIHIARTVVRRAERCIVSLQKEGEINEVVLKYVNRLSDYLFAVARVINARVQVKDVEYNRSAIVFRDKKEKEVE
- a CDS encoding peptidoglycan DD-metalloendopeptidase family protein, with translation MKGLKYGVMLLTILFLSQLHVYAEENRWTWPVEGQISDYFGTRHGKHYGIDIAAPIGAAVAAIQDGKVTKSYNSSSYGNVVFIKHGEYEAVYAHLNKRYVVQGDYISKGEIIGEVGNTGESRGAHLHLEVHQGRWTMAKKNAMNPLLVLHEQRNEVVSSSLYVVQKGDTLVSIARKFSMSVKEIKEKNGLQQELIYPNQQLYVK
- a CDS encoding ECF transporter S component codes for the protein MKQKNSVVQMVSVAMLSSIAYLLMMLDFPFPGLPPFLKIDFSDVPALIAAIIFGPIAGVIVEAIKNILHYGIQGSLTGVPVGEIANFIAGCLFIGPAAFLFRKYRTVKSLTTGLMLGTITMALIMSVLNYIIIFPAYTWFLNSPAMSSEAIRTTVVTAILPFNLIKGIVVTIVFVALFSRLKVWMFAKMKNA
- a CDS encoding ferredoxin, yielding MAKYTIVDKDTCIACGACGAAAPDIYDYDDEGIAFVTLDDNQGIVEIPDVLLEDMMDAFEGCPTDSIKVADESFDGDALKFE
- a CDS encoding helix-turn-helix domain-containing protein, whose translation is MQLQYTLLYCLKQLNGERTVSSIYYLLKGKRSSQTLQDGNMFRISFLFGIYKSLNRIEYDREVAKLLQADLIQEIHENTYLLTPKGKMQLHTWEGVYAFPAHLHGLHYGELGETFWKRLSLIIQTISNLQQNNTKFIPIQQDTEIMMWVKRFLTGMPYRRNELAKRLWKEIHNLLGKCDVVEATIVTYRLTGYERIGCTLQQLAEITKQDIFRVYFLFWGAIHFLIQEVRDKENEFPLLAEIISYPNERAELFSLSTKKTYNFWRQGRSLEEIATIRNLKVATIEDHFVEIALRERDFSIEMFMKKDKIDKVTEVIDALQTRKLRELKQAVGEDISYFEVRLVLARMEGINET